In Yersinia enterocolitica subsp. enterocolitica, one DNA window encodes the following:
- a CDS encoding ABC transporter ATP-binding protein: MSTLELQQIGKSYQSVRVLEGIDLQVTAGSRTAIVGPSGSGKTTLLRIIAGFETPDSGKVILQGNPLFDQSTHVPAHKRGIGFVPQDGALFPHFTVAGNIAYGLKGSKQDKARRIDKLMEMVALDRRLAQLWPHEISGGQQQRVALARALAQSPVLMLLDEPFSALDTALRASTRKAVAELLSQANIASILVTHDQSEALSFADQVAVMRAGKLAHVGAPQELYLRPIDEPTATFLGETLILSANIEAGWADCALGRVKVDDATRQGQTRIMLRPEQVTITPLPSAHHYPTHCLAKIVSIDFAGFISTLTLSIIEHNEIVAIKTISREGIHVGLMVDLTIMGQAHIFVE, translated from the coding sequence ATGAGCACGCTTGAACTTCAACAAATCGGTAAATCTTACCAATCGGTCAGGGTATTAGAGGGCATTGATTTACAGGTGACAGCGGGCAGCCGCACTGCGATTGTCGGGCCATCGGGTTCGGGTAAAACCACATTGCTGCGTATTATTGCCGGTTTCGAAACGCCGGATAGTGGCAAGGTGATTTTGCAAGGAAATCCGCTATTTGACCAATCAACTCACGTGCCAGCACATAAGCGCGGGATTGGGTTTGTCCCGCAAGATGGCGCACTGTTCCCACATTTTACCGTGGCGGGTAACATTGCTTATGGGCTAAAAGGCAGCAAGCAAGATAAAGCCCGACGGATTGATAAATTGATGGAAATGGTGGCACTAGACCGGCGATTAGCGCAACTTTGGCCCCATGAAATATCCGGTGGCCAACAACAACGTGTCGCACTCGCCAGAGCATTGGCGCAAAGCCCGGTATTGATGTTATTGGATGAACCCTTTTCAGCACTGGATACCGCCTTGCGTGCATCTACTCGCAAAGCGGTAGCTGAACTGCTGTCGCAAGCCAATATCGCCTCCATATTAGTCACGCACGATCAAAGCGAAGCATTATCTTTTGCCGATCAGGTCGCGGTAATGCGCGCGGGCAAGCTGGCTCATGTGGGCGCACCGCAAGAGCTTTATCTCAGGCCGATTGATGAGCCGACCGCGACATTCCTGGGTGAAACACTGATTCTTTCCGCGAATATTGAGGCCGGATGGGCCGACTGTGCGCTAGGCCGGGTAAAGGTTGACGATGCAACGCGCCAGGGGCAAACACGCATTATGCTGCGCCCCGAGCAAGTGACTATCACACCACTGCCCTCCGCTCACCATTATCCGACTCACTGCTTGGCTAAGATTGTCAGTATTGATTTTGCCGGTTTTATTTCAACGCTCACGTTATCTATTATTGAGCACAACGAAATCGTCGCCATCAAAACCATCAGCCGCGAAGGTATCCATGTTGGCTTAATGGTTGATTTGACGATTATGGGTCAGGCCCATATTTTTGTTGAGTGA
- a CDS encoding ABC transporter permease, whose translation MANVNPDVIPMPLSQTTQRQYSRRPGSGIVVIAVMLSLLSLLPLGFVIGIAIDTGWSTVKALVFRPRVGELLLNTALLVAFTLPLCAIIGVALAWLTERTTLPGRRIWSLLAIAPLAVPAFVQSYAWISLVPSMHGLSAGVFISVIAYFPFIYLPASAVLRRLDPGLEDAAASLGSTPSAVFFHVVLPQLKLAVWGGSILIALHLLAEYGLYAMIRFDTFTTAIFDQFQSTFNGPAANMLAGVLALCCLGLLLIEATSRGYNRYARVGSGSARRQTAYSMGTALTLLCLLLPLVMTTLSLGVPFITLTRWLYIGGIDVWLNVELFPALKQTLALALSGAVIITLCAIPMAWLSVRYPGRLHRVMEGCNYVTSSLPGIVVALALVTITIRIAPPLYQTEFTLLLAYLLMFTPRALISLRAGIATAPVELENVARSLGKTPTQAIWSTTMRLAAPGAAAGAALVFLAISNELTATLLLAPNGTRTLATGFWALTSEIDYVAASPYALLMVALSLPLTWLLYSQSQRTAGL comes from the coding sequence ATGGCCAATGTAAACCCCGATGTTATCCCGATGCCACTGAGTCAGACCACTCAACGCCAATATAGCCGCCGCCCTGGTTCTGGTATTGTGGTTATTGCGGTGATGCTTTCTCTACTGTCCCTGCTGCCACTGGGGTTTGTTATTGGCATTGCCATTGATACCGGTTGGTCAACGGTCAAGGCTCTCGTTTTCCGCCCTCGCGTGGGGGAATTACTGCTTAACACGGCATTACTGGTGGCGTTCACTTTGCCGCTATGCGCCATTATTGGTGTAGCGTTGGCATGGCTCACCGAACGCACCACGCTACCCGGCAGGCGAATTTGGTCACTGCTGGCTATTGCCCCACTGGCAGTGCCTGCTTTTGTGCAAAGTTACGCCTGGATAAGCCTGGTACCCTCAATGCACGGGCTTAGCGCGGGGGTGTTTATCTCTGTCATTGCCTATTTCCCTTTTATTTATCTGCCCGCCTCAGCAGTATTGCGCCGCCTTGATCCCGGTCTGGAAGATGCAGCAGCGTCTTTAGGTAGCACGCCCAGCGCAGTATTTTTTCACGTGGTACTACCACAATTAAAACTCGCTGTTTGGGGTGGTTCGATATTGATTGCACTGCATTTATTAGCAGAATATGGCCTGTACGCCATGATCCGTTTTGATACCTTTACCACGGCTATTTTTGATCAATTCCAATCCACCTTTAATGGCCCAGCAGCCAATATGTTAGCGGGTGTTCTGGCGTTATGTTGTCTGGGATTATTGTTAATCGAAGCCACCAGCCGCGGCTATAACCGCTATGCCCGAGTCGGTTCGGGTAGCGCGCGCAGACAAACTGCTTATTCAATGGGAACCGCCCTCACCCTGTTGTGTCTGCTGCTACCACTGGTGATGACCACCCTCTCGCTCGGTGTACCTTTTATTACCCTCACCCGCTGGCTCTACATCGGCGGCATTGATGTGTGGTTGAATGTTGAGCTGTTTCCAGCCTTGAAACAAACGCTGGCTCTGGCGCTGAGTGGTGCCGTAATTATCACCCTGTGCGCCATACCAATGGCTTGGTTATCCGTGCGCTATCCAGGGCGCTTACATCGGGTCATGGAGGGGTGTAACTATGTCACCAGTTCGCTGCCCGGTATTGTGGTCGCATTGGCACTGGTGACCATCACCATCCGCATTGCACCGCCGCTGTATCAAACTGAATTCACTCTTTTATTGGCCTATTTATTGATGTTTACGCCACGCGCATTAATCAGTTTACGGGCCGGTATTGCGACTGCGCCGGTTGAGCTGGAAAACGTGGCACGCAGTTTGGGTAAAACACCCACTCAGGCCATCTGGAGCACCACCATGCGGCTGGCGGCCCCCGGTGCGGCGGCGGGTGCGGCCTTGGTATTTCTGGCGATATCCAATGAACTGACCGCCACCTTATTATTAGCACCCAATGGTACCCGAACACTGGCCACCGGATTCTGGGCATTAACCAGTGAAATAGATTATGTTGCTGCATCACCTTATGCCCTGCTTATGGTGGCACTCTCCCTGCCACTCACCTGGCTTCTTTATTCTCAATCTCAACGTACGGCAGGATTATGA
- a CDS encoding APC family permease: MPQNIQLRRVLKTPALVAFGLAYMVPLGVFTTYGQVTVLSQGHLPIAYLVTVATILFTALSYCRMTNAMPLSGSAYSYVQRSFGGKTGFLVGWAQILDYLFLPILNYLVLGIFLHEAFPAIPAPLFIIASIVSVSLLNILGVRLLTSVNFSLIAAQMVFIVLFIALSFSQADLSPAALMKPLLVNAGDMSGLLSGAAVLCLAFLGFDAIATMAEEAHDAKRTLPRAILFTVISAGAIFIAVSYAAHLAYPDWKSLIPYQDTASLIISEHVGGKWMYNFFMATYLTGVYASAMTAQTSVSRIFYAMGREGVLPRKVFFHLHRKFHTPWRAILFVATISLLALFLDLNLVVSMISFGALGAFTFVNLSVIKHFIFNEKRRGVSAMFKYGLLPMMGFVMSVWLWVHLEQRALEVGLLWLLAGFIYLLWLTRGWRQSPPSVHPDDISHLL; this comes from the coding sequence ATGCCACAAAATATTCAGTTGCGCAGAGTGCTTAAAACCCCCGCGCTGGTCGCTTTCGGGCTGGCCTATATGGTGCCTCTGGGCGTATTTACCACCTACGGACAGGTGACTGTATTAAGTCAGGGGCATCTACCTATTGCCTATCTGGTCACCGTAGCTACCATTTTATTTACCGCCCTCAGTTATTGCCGGATGACTAACGCTATGCCGTTATCAGGTTCTGCCTATTCTTACGTTCAGCGTAGTTTTGGTGGAAAAACCGGTTTTCTGGTGGGTTGGGCGCAAATTTTGGATTACCTGTTCCTGCCAATCCTTAATTATTTAGTTTTAGGCATTTTCTTGCACGAGGCATTTCCGGCGATCCCCGCACCGCTATTTATTATTGCGTCTATTGTCAGTGTCAGCCTATTGAATATTCTCGGTGTGCGCCTGCTCACTTCGGTGAATTTCTCGCTGATAGCGGCGCAAATGGTCTTTATCGTATTATTTATTGCTCTTTCTTTCAGTCAGGCAGATTTAAGCCCGGCTGCGTTAATGAAGCCACTGCTGGTCAATGCCGGTGATATGTCTGGCTTATTATCTGGTGCCGCGGTGCTTTGTCTGGCATTCCTCGGTTTTGATGCCATCGCGACTATGGCAGAAGAAGCTCACGACGCGAAACGCACTCTGCCACGCGCTATTCTGTTTACCGTGATAAGCGCCGGTGCCATCTTTATTGCTGTGTCTTATGCAGCGCACTTGGCTTATCCAGACTGGAAATCATTAATCCCTTATCAGGACACCGCCAGCTTGATTATCTCCGAGCATGTCGGCGGTAAGTGGATGTATAACTTCTTTATGGCCACTTACCTGACCGGTGTTTATGCCTCGGCGATGACCGCACAGACCAGTGTGTCGCGCATCTTCTATGCCATGGGCCGTGAAGGGGTACTGCCGCGCAAAGTGTTCTTCCATCTGCACCGCAAGTTCCATACGCCATGGCGCGCTATTTTGTTCGTGGCGACCATCTCGCTGCTGGCGCTGTTCCTTGACCTGAATTTAGTGGTGTCGATGATAAGCTTCGGCGCACTCGGCGCGTTCACCTTTGTGAATTTAAGCGTTATAAAACACTTTATTTTCAATGAGAAACGTCGTGGTGTTTCAGCCATGTTTAAATACGGGCTGTTGCCAATGATGGGGTTTGTGATGTCGGTGTGGTTGTGGGTTCATCTTGAACAGCGCGCGCTGGAGGTGGGCTTGCTGTGGTTACTGGCAGGTTTTATTTACCTGCTGTGGCTAACGCGCGGTTGGCGTCAATCTCCACCATCGGTTCATCCGGATGATATTTCTCATCTGCTGTGA
- a CDS encoding DUF2127 domain-containing protein, which translates to MLNMRNRFERNNLFGEKNVHAVFEVSLLLKAILAIMEIVAGILTFFVTPQLLLNILHRITQVEFIEDRGDVIANYLLHAAQSLSISSLHFAAFYLLIHGIVKLWVIIGLWRKKLGYYPAAIVIFSIFIIYQLYRYTFTHSIMLILITILDLVVIVLTVLEYRQLRQEQKRLQAKPL; encoded by the coding sequence ATGTTGAATATGAGAAACCGTTTTGAGCGTAATAACCTCTTCGGGGAGAAGAATGTTCATGCTGTTTTTGAAGTTAGCCTGCTGCTAAAAGCGATATTGGCTATCATGGAGATTGTGGCGGGTATTTTAACTTTTTTTGTTACCCCCCAGCTTTTATTGAATATATTGCATCGCATTACTCAAGTTGAATTTATCGAAGATCGTGGCGATGTAATTGCCAATTATTTGCTGCATGCAGCGCAAAGCCTTTCCATCAGCAGTCTGCATTTCGCCGCGTTTTATTTATTAATTCATGGCATTGTTAAGTTATGGGTCATTATTGGATTGTGGCGCAAAAAACTGGGGTATTACCCAGCAGCAATAGTCATTTTTAGCATATTTATTATCTATCAACTTTATCGTTATACCTTTACTCATTCTATTATGCTGATTTTAATCACTATTCTTGACTTGGTGGTTATCGTATTGACAGTGCTGGAGTATCGGCAATTGCGACAGGAACAAAAAAGGCTCCAAGCGAAGCCTTTGTGA
- a CDS encoding 4Fe-4S binding protein, producing the protein MDKLCDGCGECAVRCPAMALEMTLSNRNVRG; encoded by the coding sequence GTGGATAAATTGTGTGATGGGTGCGGTGAATGTGCTGTTAGATGCCCAGCCATGGCACTTGAAATGACATTATCGAATAGGAACGTGAGAGGCTGA
- a CDS encoding amidohydrolase, whose amino-acid sequence MTQQSTVADVIYYNGIIYTADANNRVCSTIALGQGYILATGNDELIPQFSGPKTQLIDLAGKFMMPGLIDSHMHPFWGGKQLIGCNLNYAALSVEQTLDIIQKHLDSDPFKGENDWLTVRAWQRQAMTPVGADMSRAALDSLNTRRPVALFSNDCHTLAANSRALELLGIDENTPVPPDGKIARDANGKLTGILEDAPAMRAFDSIPSATPEKNVQIAAHVQQVLNAQGVTTVMDTRVFAEQLVAFRQLYERNELTLRVLGAKEVTPDSLQGPEDAARVVQEVVEFGRLWGNKEWTPAPGFAVDHLKLFIDGVLQPPTMTAALLEPYRANHGTAENPDWQPTKHYGDLYFTAPVVNAVILECARAGLHPHTHTVGDGAIEMVLDAVEQMRAAFPGKDIRPGLAHNELVAAHQYDRFAKLGATAVLSFQWGGLPGVLIDEEREMLGEARFQHMEPAARFLDAGARIAYGSDWPIDRLDEWYNLQVGMTRRAWHLDGSPAGPRLDNDRDLTLIETLRSATIDAAYMIAKEQYIGSLEAGKFADLIILNNNLFEQSPETIYQTQVESTLIGGKVVYQAG is encoded by the coding sequence ATGACTCAACAATCTACTGTCGCCGATGTTATCTATTACAACGGCATCATTTACACCGCAGATGCCAATAACCGGGTGTGCAGCACCATAGCACTGGGCCAGGGCTATATTCTGGCGACGGGCAATGATGAGCTTATCCCACAGTTTTCCGGCCCGAAAACCCAACTTATCGATCTGGCTGGCAAGTTTATGATGCCCGGCCTTATTGACAGCCATATGCACCCGTTTTGGGGTGGCAAACAGCTGATCGGTTGTAATCTCAATTATGCCGCGCTGAGTGTTGAGCAGACGCTGGATATTATCCAAAAGCATCTCGATAGTGATCCCTTTAAAGGTGAAAATGACTGGTTGACAGTGCGTGCCTGGCAGCGGCAAGCCATGACACCGGTAGGTGCAGATATGAGCCGTGCCGCCCTCGACTCACTTAATACTCGTCGCCCGGTGGCGTTGTTCTCGAATGACTGCCACACGCTGGCGGCCAATAGTCGCGCGCTTGAGTTGCTGGGGATTGATGAAAATACACCTGTCCCACCCGATGGCAAAATTGCTCGCGACGCGAACGGCAAACTTACCGGCATTTTGGAAGATGCACCGGCCATGCGCGCCTTTGATAGCATCCCTTCCGCCACGCCAGAAAAGAATGTGCAAATTGCCGCTCATGTGCAGCAAGTCTTAAATGCTCAGGGCGTCACTACGGTGATGGATACCCGTGTATTTGCCGAACAATTGGTGGCTTTTCGCCAATTATATGAGCGCAATGAGCTGACTTTACGCGTTTTGGGTGCCAAAGAAGTGACACCAGACAGCCTGCAAGGGCCGGAAGATGCGGCACGCGTGGTACAAGAAGTGGTGGAATTTGGTCGCCTGTGGGGAAATAAAGAGTGGACACCCGCGCCGGGGTTTGCTGTTGATCACTTGAAACTGTTTATCGACGGTGTATTACAGCCGCCGACCATGACCGCCGCCCTGCTCGAACCTTATCGTGCCAACCACGGCACGGCAGAAAACCCAGACTGGCAGCCAACTAAACACTATGGCGACCTCTATTTTACTGCGCCAGTGGTCAATGCCGTCATTTTGGAGTGTGCTCGCGCCGGTCTGCATCCACACACTCACACCGTAGGTGATGGCGCGATCGAAATGGTGTTGGATGCAGTGGAACAGATGCGAGCAGCCTTCCCAGGCAAAGATATTCGGCCGGGGCTGGCGCACAATGAACTGGTGGCAGCTCACCAATATGACCGCTTTGCCAAACTGGGGGCAACTGCCGTGCTCTCTTTCCAATGGGGCGGTTTGCCGGGTGTATTGATTGATGAAGAGCGTGAAATGCTGGGTGAAGCCCGTTTCCAACATATGGAACCCGCGGCGCGTTTCCTCGATGCAGGGGCACGTATTGCTTATGGGAGTGACTGGCCGATTGACCGTTTGGATGAATGGTACAACCTGCAAGTGGGGATGACCCGCCGCGCATGGCATCTTGACGGCAGCCCCGCTGGCCCGCGGCTGGATAATGATCGTGACCTGACGCTGATTGAAACATTACGCTCCGCGACTATTGACGCAGCGTATATGATTGCTAAAGAGCAGTATATTGGCTCACTGGAAGCGGGTAAATTTGCCGACCTTATCATTTTGAATAATAACCTGTTTGAGCAGTCGCCAGAGACAATTTATCAAACTCAAGTGGAATCTACATTGATTGGCGGTAAAGTGGTTTATCAGGCCGGATAA
- a CDS encoding LysE family transporter: MDEIHVIILTIGLFVLTFINPGANLLVVVQTSLSSGKNAGLLTGLGVALGDAIYSGLGLFGMAALIAEGGALFSAIKIGGGLYLVWYAYNMVRHRQELHMGMGAVATSSITPWYVFFRRGLLTDLSNPQTVLFFISIFSVTLTPTTPAWAKMVAWLGIVVASILWRSLLSMAFSRPAVRRAYGKVQHLLSGIIGVAVGAFGLRLIYEGITRR; the protein is encoded by the coding sequence ATGGATGAAATCCACGTCATCATATTGACCATCGGGCTATTTGTACTCACATTTATTAATCCCGGCGCTAATTTACTTGTTGTGGTTCAAACCAGTCTCAGCTCTGGTAAGAATGCAGGTTTACTCACCGGCTTGGGTGTGGCCTTAGGGGATGCGATTTACTCAGGATTGGGGTTATTTGGTATGGCAGCGCTGATTGCTGAAGGGGGAGCACTGTTCTCGGCAATTAAGATCGGCGGCGGTTTGTATCTGGTTTGGTATGCCTACAATATGGTGCGCCATCGTCAAGAGCTGCACATGGGCATGGGTGCTGTCGCTACTTCGTCAATTACGCCTTGGTATGTGTTCTTCCGCCGTGGGCTGTTAACTGATTTATCCAACCCGCAAACTGTGCTGTTTTTTATCAGTATTTTCTCGGTAACCCTCACCCCGACCACACCAGCATGGGCCAAAATGGTCGCCTGGCTCGGCATTGTTGTGGCCTCAATCCTCTGGCGGTCATTGCTGAGTATGGCATTCTCCCGCCCGGCAGTACGCCGCGCGTATGGCAAGGTTCAGCACTTGTTAAGCGGTATTATCGGAGTCGCTGTTGGAGCCTTTGGGCTACGCTTAATTTATGAAGGGATAACCCGCCGCTGA
- the mltB gene encoding lytic murein transglycosylase B, with translation MRHLAVILPSLILLSACSSKPTPPVVATPSDSLTQSGFLLEPQHVGHVPDGDFAYNADTARFVDKMVREHGFERQQLHDVLAQTKKLDFVIRLMDKQAPTSGRPSGPNGAWNRYRNQFITPDNVQNGVNFWNQHEKALQRAYEVYGVPPEIIVGIIGVETRWGRVMGKTRIIDALATLSFAYPRRAEYFSGELETFLLMARAEGNDPLSLRGSYAGAMGYGQFMPSSFKDYAVDFNGNGHINLWDPEDAIGSVANYFKAHGWTKGAAVAIPANGQAPNLDNGFKTKYPISTLSAVGLSPTGSLGDYQEASLLRLDVGTGYQYWYGLPNFYTITRYNHSTHYAMAVWQLGEAVGRARRS, from the coding sequence ATGCGTCACTTAGCTGTCATTCTTCCCTCACTCATTTTGCTTTCTGCCTGTAGCAGCAAGCCGACGCCTCCTGTTGTTGCGACGCCGTCAGATAGCCTGACACAAAGTGGTTTTTTACTTGAACCGCAACATGTGGGTCACGTGCCAGACGGTGATTTTGCCTATAATGCGGATACCGCCCGTTTTGTTGACAAAATGGTGCGTGAGCATGGTTTTGAGCGTCAGCAACTGCATGATGTATTAGCGCAAACTAAAAAACTGGATTTTGTTATCCGCTTGATGGATAAGCAAGCGCCGACCTCTGGCCGTCCATCCGGGCCAAATGGTGCCTGGAACCGCTATCGCAACCAATTTATTACGCCAGATAACGTGCAAAATGGGGTGAATTTCTGGAATCAACATGAAAAAGCCCTGCAACGTGCTTATGAGGTCTACGGGGTTCCACCCGAAATTATCGTTGGCATCATTGGCGTTGAAACACGCTGGGGCAGAGTGATGGGTAAGACTCGTATCATTGATGCGCTGGCAACACTCTCCTTTGCTTATCCGCGCCGCGCCGAGTATTTTTCTGGTGAGCTGGAAACCTTCTTGCTGATGGCGCGCGCTGAGGGCAATGACCCACTTAGTCTGCGCGGTTCTTACGCCGGAGCTATGGGTTATGGTCAATTTATGCCATCGTCATTTAAAGATTATGCTGTTGATTTTAACGGCAATGGCCATATCAATTTGTGGGATCCGGAGGATGCCATCGGCAGTGTGGCGAATTACTTCAAAGCCCACGGCTGGACCAAAGGGGCGGCGGTGGCTATTCCTGCCAATGGGCAAGCGCCGAATCTCGATAATGGCTTTAAGACCAAATATCCCATTTCGACATTATCTGCCGTAGGGCTAAGCCCGACCGGCTCGCTGGGCGACTATCAGGAAGCCAGCTTGTTGCGCCTTGATGTCGGTACCGGCTATCAATATTGGTATGGTTTGCCAAATTTCTACACTATTACCCGTTACAACCACAGTACCCATTACGCGATGGCGGTGTGGCAGTTGGGTGAGGCGGTTGGCCGGGCGCGTCGGAGTTAA
- a CDS encoding TetR family transcriptional regulator: MAYLNREERHDTILHAAMRVAITEGMNATTVRRVASEAGVAVGQVHHHFTSVSQLRADAFLLLVKQSLAAFAINSQNLPAHERVLLVLGYPQDEAGKRETRLWNEVSVMAERDDLIKEACAISMSDWHQATVEVIDAGIANNEFRSDISASDIAWRLIGLVCGLDGLTQLTELGFSETEILRHLTATMKAELLKNP; encoded by the coding sequence TTGGCCTATTTGAATCGTGAAGAGCGACATGACACCATTTTGCACGCTGCGATGCGGGTCGCTATAACCGAGGGGATGAACGCTACCACCGTGCGCCGTGTTGCCAGTGAGGCGGGAGTGGCTGTTGGACAAGTACATCATCACTTTACGTCGGTTTCACAACTGCGAGCCGATGCTTTTCTATTATTAGTGAAGCAATCTTTAGCGGCTTTCGCGATAAACAGCCAAAACTTACCGGCCCACGAGCGGGTGCTTCTTGTTCTGGGTTATCCACAAGATGAAGCGGGTAAACGAGAAACTCGCTTATGGAATGAAGTCTCGGTCATGGCCGAGCGCGATGACTTGATTAAAGAGGCATGTGCCATCTCAATGTCGGATTGGCATCAGGCCACCGTCGAGGTGATTGATGCCGGAATAGCCAATAATGAATTCCGTTCAGATATAAGCGCCAGTGATATCGCGTGGCGCTTGATTGGGCTGGTCTGTGGTCTGGATGGATTGACACAATTAACCGAATTAGGTTTTTCGGAAACAGAAATACTGCGCCATCTGACTGCCACGATGAAAGCCGAATTACTAAAAAACCCTTAA
- a CDS encoding iron ABC transporter substrate-binding protein produces MKLRLSSLGPVALLASSMMLAFSANAESNDEGIVVYNAQHENLVKSWVDGFTKDTGIKVTLRNGGDSELGNQLVQEGSASPADVFLTENSPAMVLVDNAKLFAPLDAATQAQVAKEYRPEHGRWTGIAARSTVFVYNPEKISEAELPKSIMDLAKPEWKGRWAASPSGADFQAIVSAMLELKGEKATLEWLKAMKTNFTAYKGNSTVMKAVNAGQIDGGVIYHYYRFVDQAKTGENSGKTQLHYFKHQDPGAFVSISGGGVLASSKHPKEAQEFVKWITGKSGQDILRTNNAFEYAVGVDAASNPKLVPLKDLDAPKVEPSKLNSKKVVELMTEAGLL; encoded by the coding sequence ATGAAGTTACGTTTATCCTCTCTTGGCCCTGTTGCTCTGCTAGCTTCCTCAATGATGCTGGCTTTTTCCGCCAATGCGGAATCCAATGACGAAGGTATTGTGGTGTATAATGCCCAACACGAAAATCTGGTGAAATCCTGGGTCGACGGCTTTACCAAAGATACTGGTATTAAGGTGACCCTGCGCAATGGCGGGGACAGCGAGTTAGGTAATCAGCTGGTTCAGGAAGGCAGCGCATCACCCGCAGACGTTTTTCTGACGGAAAACTCCCCAGCAATGGTGCTGGTCGATAATGCAAAATTGTTCGCCCCATTGGATGCAGCAACACAAGCTCAGGTGGCGAAAGAGTATCGCCCTGAACATGGCCGCTGGACCGGCATTGCTGCCCGCAGTACCGTTTTTGTCTATAATCCGGAAAAAATTAGCGAAGCCGAGTTACCTAAGTCGATCATGGATTTAGCTAAACCTGAGTGGAAAGGCCGTTGGGCTGCATCACCTTCTGGGGCTGATTTCCAGGCCATTGTTAGCGCCATGCTGGAACTGAAAGGCGAAAAAGCCACGTTGGAGTGGTTAAAGGCCATGAAAACCAACTTTACCGCTTATAAAGGTAATAGCACGGTGATGAAAGCGGTGAATGCTGGCCAAATTGATGGTGGGGTTATCTATCACTATTACCGCTTTGTTGATCAAGCCAAAACCGGTGAGAACAGCGGTAAAACTCAACTGCATTACTTCAAACATCAAGATCCAGGTGCCTTTGTGAGTATCTCTGGTGGCGGTGTATTGGCGTCGAGCAAGCATCCAAAAGAAGCACAGGAATTCGTGAAATGGATAACCGGCAAATCAGGTCAGGATATCTTGCGCACCAATAATGCTTTTGAATACGCCGTGGGTGTCGATGCTGCGTCTAACCCTAAATTGGTGCCGCTGAAAGATCTGGATGCACCAAAAGTAGAACCGTCTAAACTGAACAGCAAGAAAGTGGTTGAGTTAATGACAGAAGCTGGCCTGCTGTAA
- a CDS encoding DUF799 domain-containing protein — translation MKAIFAVCAVMMALLLTGCAKPVSQDYSAFKQSKPKSILVLLPQNQSPEVEASHGMLSQVTYPLSEAGYYVLPVAVVEETFKQNGMTNAADISAVSPAKLHKIFGADAALYITIVQYGTSYQILTSDTRVTANAKLVDLKTGKLLWSGSATASSDEGNNSSGGIIGMLVQAAVSQIANTMTDKSHDIAAITSARMLSAGTPNGILYGPRSPQYGKDGI, via the coding sequence ATGAAAGCTATTTTTGCAGTATGTGCGGTCATGATGGCGCTGCTATTGACCGGTTGTGCCAAGCCAGTCAGCCAGGATTATTCAGCTTTTAAGCAAAGTAAGCCAAAGAGCATTTTGGTTCTGTTGCCACAAAATCAGTCACCTGAAGTGGAAGCCAGCCATGGGATGCTGTCTCAGGTCACTTACCCTTTATCTGAAGCGGGTTACTACGTATTGCCAGTAGCCGTCGTTGAAGAGACCTTCAAACAAAATGGTATGACTAACGCCGCTGATATCAGTGCTGTAAGCCCGGCCAAACTTCACAAGATCTTTGGTGCTGATGCCGCACTGTACATTACCATTGTCCAATATGGTACGTCATATCAGATACTGACCAGCGATACACGCGTAACGGCAAATGCAAAACTGGTTGATTTGAAAACCGGTAAGCTGCTGTGGAGTGGCAGTGCTACTGCATCCAGCGATGAAGGGAATAATTCTTCCGGTGGCATTATCGGTATGTTAGTTCAGGCTGCGGTCTCTCAGATTGCCAATACCATGACCGACAAAAGTCATGATATTGCTGCTATCACCAGCGCCAGAATGCTGTCTGCCGGGACACCAAACGGTATTTTGTACGGCCCCCGCTCCCCGCAATATGGTAAAGATGGCATATAA